The Methylomusa anaerophila genome has a segment encoding these proteins:
- the pyrH gene encoding UMP kinase: MTTVTYKRVVLKLSGEALAGTQGYGIDPIVVDLIAKEIKEVKSYGLDIAIVVGGGNIWRGLAGSAKGMDRATADYMGMLATVMNALALQDALEHCGVDSRVQSAINMQQVAEPYIRRRAIRHMEKGRVVIFAAGTGNPYFSTDTAAALRAAEIEADVILMAKKNADGVYDSDPRYNPEAKKFKELDHIEILMRGLGVMDSTATSLCMDNKIPILVFSIDEPGNILKAALGKDIGTIVGGEKSDS; this comes from the coding sequence TTGACTACAGTTACATACAAGCGCGTAGTCTTAAAATTAAGTGGTGAAGCTTTGGCTGGAACGCAAGGCTATGGTATAGATCCTATTGTTGTTGATTTAATTGCGAAAGAAATAAAAGAAGTTAAATCCTATGGACTGGACATTGCCATAGTTGTTGGCGGTGGAAACATCTGGCGTGGTTTGGCTGGAAGTGCCAAAGGAATGGATAGAGCTACAGCCGACTACATGGGTATGTTAGCCACAGTAATGAATGCGTTGGCTTTACAGGATGCCTTGGAGCATTGTGGTGTTGATTCCAGGGTGCAAAGTGCGATTAATATGCAGCAGGTTGCCGAGCCCTACATCAGGCGGAGGGCCATACGGCATATGGAAAAAGGGCGCGTTGTTATATTTGCTGCCGGTACCGGGAATCCTTATTTTTCGACAGATACTGCTGCGGCGCTCCGAGCTGCTGAAATAGAAGCCGACGTTATACTTATGGCTAAGAAAAATGCAGATGGAGTTTATGATTCTGACCCCCGCTATAATCCTGAAGCCAAAAAATTTAAAGAACTTGATCATATTGAGATATTAATGCGAGGATTAGGCGTAATGGATTCTACGGCAACCTCGCTGTGTATGGATAATAAGATACCCATTCTGGTATTTAGTATTGACGAGCCGGGTAATATCTTAAAAGCGGCTCTCGGCAAGGATATCGGAACTATTGTGGGGGGAGAAAAGAGTGACAGTTAA
- the tsf gene encoding translation elongation factor Ts, which produces MVTAEMVKELRERTGAGMMDCKKALTETNGDLDKAIDFLREKGLAAAAKKSSRIASEGLVESYIHGGGRIGVLLEVNCETDFVAKTDDFKALVRDIAMQIAAANPTYVARQEVSEAILNHEREILRAQALNEGKPAHIVEKMIEGRLEKFYKEVCLLEQPYIKDPDKTLQQLITESIAKIGENISVRRFARFQLGEGLEKKSNDFAAEVMAAVKK; this is translated from the coding sequence ATGGTAACGGCTGAAATGGTTAAGGAACTGCGTGAGCGTACCGGCGCTGGTATGATGGATTGTAAAAAAGCTCTTACTGAAACAAATGGAGACTTAGATAAAGCGATAGATTTTTTAAGAGAAAAAGGCTTGGCTGCTGCTGCCAAAAAATCCAGTCGGATTGCATCCGAAGGACTTGTTGAGTCTTATATACACGGCGGCGGACGAATAGGGGTATTGTTGGAGGTTAATTGCGAAACTGACTTTGTAGCCAAGACGGACGATTTTAAAGCTCTAGTCCGTGATATCGCTATGCAGATTGCTGCCGCTAATCCAACTTATGTAGCAAGGCAGGAAGTATCTGAAGCTATTCTCAATCACGAGCGGGAGATTTTGCGAGCCCAAGCTCTCAATGAAGGAAAACCTGCTCATATTGTTGAGAAAATGATTGAAGGTCGTTTGGAGAAATTTTATAAGGAAGTATGTTTATTGGAACAGCCTTATATTAAAGATCCTGATAAAACTCTCCAACAGCTTATTACAGAAAGCATTGCTAAAATAGGTGAAAATATTTCAGTCCGTAGATTTGCCAGATTTCAGCTGGGTGAAGGACTTGAGAAAAAATCTAACGATTTTGCCGCCGAAGTTATGGCTGCAGTTAAGAAGTAA